The following coding sequences lie in one Catharus ustulatus isolate bCatUst1 chromosome 5, bCatUst1.pri.v2, whole genome shotgun sequence genomic window:
- the C5H4orf19 gene encoding uncharacterized protein C4orf19 homolog isoform X2, whose product MCLCSPTPVALITHCKSYIFDPEEAQSSGCIHEVNSYKHNEQGSNKFKFKENSENEEPKNELQNDEVNKTENKNPVNSTTETLWNHRGNDSQEDGLVKCAAKLDVAVNGGNSCAQHCMLNPNTSPVKENSEKGTSSQSEASSASNRDFYTKSNRSGQELDLETGRQSKVASKVPNSIPDSQSAEDSVFLKGNSVLETENNAIRLPDIDYPQNGNQTGNYVEKDSFSVNCAYSDQNTGASATQDQDLHVIPPLPVKESSTEPFKTDSASLSESLTGGITAVAVTKVTQAHTHTNHTDVNGGTEEEDAEVAAALAALDAATAGEDLEDDDEY is encoded by the exons ATGTGTCTGTGCTCCCCCACACCTGTTGCTTTAATTACCCACTGTAAAAG CTATATCTTTGATCCAGAAGAAGCACAATCATCTGGATGCATTCATGAAGTAAACAGCTATAAACACAATGAACAAGGCAGCaataaattcaaattcaaaGAGAATAGTGAAAATGAAGAACCAAAAAACGAACTCCAGAATGATGAggtaaacaaaacagaaaataaaaatccagtaAACAGTACCACAGAAACTCTCTGGAATCACAGAGGCAATGATTCTCAAGAGGATGGCCTTGTGAAGTGTGCTGCAAAGCTTGATGTTGCAGTCAATGGTGGCAactcctgtgctcagcactgcatGCTCAACCCCAACACAAGTccagtgaaagaaaacagtgaaaaggGAACCTCCAGCCAGTCAGAGGCTTCTTCAGCCAGCAATAGAGACTTTTACACCAAATCAAATAGGTCTGGACAAGAACTTGACCTAGAGACAGGCAGACAGAGCAAGGTAGCCAGCAAAGTGCCTAACAGTATTCCAGACTCCCAGTCTGCAGAAGACAGCGTCTTTCTCAAAGGAAACTCGGTACTGGAGACAGAAAACAATGCCATAAGACTGCCAGATATTGATTATCCCCAAAATGGCAATCAAACTGGGAACTATGTTGAAAAAGACAGTTTTTCAGTAAACTGTGCTTATTCAGACCAAAACACTGGTGCTTCAGCAACACAGGACCAGGACCTTCATGTAATCCCACCTTTACCTGTGAAAGAGAGCAGTACTGAACCTTTTAAAACTGACTCTGCAAGTCTGAGTGAGAGCCTTACTGGTGGTATCACTGCAGTGGCTGTTACCAAAgtcacacaggcacacacacacaccaaccATACAGATGTCAATGGAGGAACTGAGGAGGAAGATGCAGAAGTTGCAGCAGCTTTGGCTGCACTGGACGCTGCAACAGCAGGAGAAGACCTGGAAGATGATGATGAGTACTAg
- the C5H4orf19 gene encoding uncharacterized protein C4orf19 homolog isoform X1, with product MGKTLAGSDLKDTSTGKTHQEGVPQAPGRCIIQAHQPRLRKIQMGCRCCKMIQSYIFDPEEAQSSGCIHEVNSYKHNEQGSNKFKFKENSENEEPKNELQNDEVNKTENKNPVNSTTETLWNHRGNDSQEDGLVKCAAKLDVAVNGGNSCAQHCMLNPNTSPVKENSEKGTSSQSEASSASNRDFYTKSNRSGQELDLETGRQSKVASKVPNSIPDSQSAEDSVFLKGNSVLETENNAIRLPDIDYPQNGNQTGNYVEKDSFSVNCAYSDQNTGASATQDQDLHVIPPLPVKESSTEPFKTDSASLSESLTGGITAVAVTKVTQAHTHTNHTDVNGGTEEEDAEVAAALAALDAATAGEDLEDDDEY from the exons ATGGGGAAGACACTGGCAGGATCCGATCTGAAAGATACCTCTACTGGAAAAACTCATCAGGAGGGGGTGCCTCAGGCCCCTGGGAGATGCATCATTCAGGCTCATCAGCCCAG atTAAGGAAAATCCAGATGGGGTGCAGGTGCTGCAAAATGATACAAAG CTATATCTTTGATCCAGAAGAAGCACAATCATCTGGATGCATTCATGAAGTAAACAGCTATAAACACAATGAACAAGGCAGCaataaattcaaattcaaaGAGAATAGTGAAAATGAAGAACCAAAAAACGAACTCCAGAATGATGAggtaaacaaaacagaaaataaaaatccagtaAACAGTACCACAGAAACTCTCTGGAATCACAGAGGCAATGATTCTCAAGAGGATGGCCTTGTGAAGTGTGCTGCAAAGCTTGATGTTGCAGTCAATGGTGGCAactcctgtgctcagcactgcatGCTCAACCCCAACACAAGTccagtgaaagaaaacagtgaaaaggGAACCTCCAGCCAGTCAGAGGCTTCTTCAGCCAGCAATAGAGACTTTTACACCAAATCAAATAGGTCTGGACAAGAACTTGACCTAGAGACAGGCAGACAGAGCAAGGTAGCCAGCAAAGTGCCTAACAGTATTCCAGACTCCCAGTCTGCAGAAGACAGCGTCTTTCTCAAAGGAAACTCGGTACTGGAGACAGAAAACAATGCCATAAGACTGCCAGATATTGATTATCCCCAAAATGGCAATCAAACTGGGAACTATGTTGAAAAAGACAGTTTTTCAGTAAACTGTGCTTATTCAGACCAAAACACTGGTGCTTCAGCAACACAGGACCAGGACCTTCATGTAATCCCACCTTTACCTGTGAAAGAGAGCAGTACTGAACCTTTTAAAACTGACTCTGCAAGTCTGAGTGAGAGCCTTACTGGTGGTATCACTGCAGTGGCTGTTACCAAAgtcacacaggcacacacacacaccaaccATACAGATGTCAATGGAGGAACTGAGGAGGAAGATGCAGAAGTTGCAGCAGCTTTGGCTGCACTGGACGCTGCAACAGCAGGAGAAGACCTGGAAGATGATGATGAGTACTAg
- the RELL1 gene encoding RELT-like protein 1 isoform X2, which yields MDGNDGKAEHLEYIAFALVPIFFIMGLLGILICHILKKKGYRCTTEAEEIEEEKIDEKIELNETIHENSDTVGQIVNYIMKNEANADVLKAMVADSSVFEPESPLSPTSPESPVSPGTPLSPGVVPFRHNCKAHHFHTVGGVVEKDVCTRCSHKRWHLIKPAQKSKENRRSRIGEVTVLSVGRFRVTKVDHKSNSKERKSLMSVTGVESVNGEMPATPAKQDVSEAPATPVEQDMQERRSSE from the exons ATGGATGGCAATGATGGCAAGGCTGAACACCTAGAGTATATTGCCTTTGCTTTGGTTCCTATTTTCTTCATCATGGGTCTCTTGGGGATCCTTATCTGCCATATCCTTAAGAAAAAAGGATATCGTTGTACAACAGAAGCTGaagaaatagaagaagaaaaaatagatgaaaaaataG AACTGAATGAAACTATACATGAGAATAGTGACACTGTGGGACAAATTGTTAACTACATCATGAAAAATGAAG CAAATGCTGATGTGTTAAAGGCCATGGTAGCAGATAGCAGTGTCTTTGAACCTGAAAG CCCATTATCTCCTACCTCTCCTGAGAGTCCAGTGAGTCCAGGGACTCCTTTGTCACCAGGTGTTGTTCCATTCAGACACAACTGCAAAGCCCATCACTTCCACACTGTTGGAGGAGTGGTAGAAAAGGATGTTTGTACTCGCTGTAGTCACAAGCGATGGCACCTTATAAAGCCAGCTCAAAAATCCAAAGAGAACAGGAGAAGTCGTATTGGAGAAGTTACAGTCCTTTCTGTGGGAAG ATTTCGGGTCACAAAAGTAGATCACAAATCAAACTCCAAAGAACGGAAAAGCTTGATGTCCGTTACTGGCGTGGAGAGTGTCAATGGTGAGATGCCTGCCACGCCTGCAAAACAGGATGTGAGTGAAGCACCTGCCACACCTGTGGAACAGGACATGCAAGAGAGGAGAAGCTCAGAGTAA
- the RELL1 gene encoding RELT-like protein 1 isoform X1 codes for MAPAATGGIPPTTPAPGLTGDWLGNSSVPGGEVPWVLSSRGLQTTTLATKMDGNDGKAEHLEYIAFALVPIFFIMGLLGILICHILKKKGYRCTTEAEEIEEEKIDEKIELNETIHENSDTVGQIVNYIMKNEANADVLKAMVADSSVFEPESPLSPTSPESPVSPGTPLSPGVVPFRHNCKAHHFHTVGGVVEKDVCTRCSHKRWHLIKPAQKSKENRRSRIGEVTVLSVGRFRVTKVDHKSNSKERKSLMSVTGVESVNGEMPATPAKQDVSEAPATPVEQDMQERRSSE; via the exons GTGGAGAGGTTCCGTGGGTTTTGTCAAGCCGTGGCTTACAGACAACTACTTTGGCAACTAAAATGGATGGCAATGATGGCAAGGCTGAACACCTAGAGTATATTGCCTTTGCTTTGGTTCCTATTTTCTTCATCATGGGTCTCTTGGGGATCCTTATCTGCCATATCCTTAAGAAAAAAGGATATCGTTGTACAACAGAAGCTGaagaaatagaagaagaaaaaatagatgaaaaaataG AACTGAATGAAACTATACATGAGAATAGTGACACTGTGGGACAAATTGTTAACTACATCATGAAAAATGAAG CAAATGCTGATGTGTTAAAGGCCATGGTAGCAGATAGCAGTGTCTTTGAACCTGAAAG CCCATTATCTCCTACCTCTCCTGAGAGTCCAGTGAGTCCAGGGACTCCTTTGTCACCAGGTGTTGTTCCATTCAGACACAACTGCAAAGCCCATCACTTCCACACTGTTGGAGGAGTGGTAGAAAAGGATGTTTGTACTCGCTGTAGTCACAAGCGATGGCACCTTATAAAGCCAGCTCAAAAATCCAAAGAGAACAGGAGAAGTCGTATTGGAGAAGTTACAGTCCTTTCTGTGGGAAG ATTTCGGGTCACAAAAGTAGATCACAAATCAAACTCCAAAGAACGGAAAAGCTTGATGTCCGTTACTGGCGTGGAGAGTGTCAATGGTGAGATGCCTGCCACGCCTGCAAAACAGGATGTGAGTGAAGCACCTGCCACACCTGTGGAACAGGACATGCAAGAGAGGAGAAGCTCAGAGTAA
- the C5H4orf19 gene encoding uncharacterized protein C4orf19 homolog isoform X3 has protein sequence MGCRCCKMIQSYIFDPEEAQSSGCIHEVNSYKHNEQGSNKFKFKENSENEEPKNELQNDEVNKTENKNPVNSTTETLWNHRGNDSQEDGLVKCAAKLDVAVNGGNSCAQHCMLNPNTSPVKENSEKGTSSQSEASSASNRDFYTKSNRSGQELDLETGRQSKVASKVPNSIPDSQSAEDSVFLKGNSVLETENNAIRLPDIDYPQNGNQTGNYVEKDSFSVNCAYSDQNTGASATQDQDLHVIPPLPVKESSTEPFKTDSASLSESLTGGITAVAVTKVTQAHTHTNHTDVNGGTEEEDAEVAAALAALDAATAGEDLEDDDEY, from the exons ATGGGGTGCAGGTGCTGCAAAATGATACAAAG CTATATCTTTGATCCAGAAGAAGCACAATCATCTGGATGCATTCATGAAGTAAACAGCTATAAACACAATGAACAAGGCAGCaataaattcaaattcaaaGAGAATAGTGAAAATGAAGAACCAAAAAACGAACTCCAGAATGATGAggtaaacaaaacagaaaataaaaatccagtaAACAGTACCACAGAAACTCTCTGGAATCACAGAGGCAATGATTCTCAAGAGGATGGCCTTGTGAAGTGTGCTGCAAAGCTTGATGTTGCAGTCAATGGTGGCAactcctgtgctcagcactgcatGCTCAACCCCAACACAAGTccagtgaaagaaaacagtgaaaaggGAACCTCCAGCCAGTCAGAGGCTTCTTCAGCCAGCAATAGAGACTTTTACACCAAATCAAATAGGTCTGGACAAGAACTTGACCTAGAGACAGGCAGACAGAGCAAGGTAGCCAGCAAAGTGCCTAACAGTATTCCAGACTCCCAGTCTGCAGAAGACAGCGTCTTTCTCAAAGGAAACTCGGTACTGGAGACAGAAAACAATGCCATAAGACTGCCAGATATTGATTATCCCCAAAATGGCAATCAAACTGGGAACTATGTTGAAAAAGACAGTTTTTCAGTAAACTGTGCTTATTCAGACCAAAACACTGGTGCTTCAGCAACACAGGACCAGGACCTTCATGTAATCCCACCTTTACCTGTGAAAGAGAGCAGTACTGAACCTTTTAAAACTGACTCTGCAAGTCTGAGTGAGAGCCTTACTGGTGGTATCACTGCAGTGGCTGTTACCAAAgtcacacaggcacacacacacaccaaccATACAGATGTCAATGGAGGAACTGAGGAGGAAGATGCAGAAGTTGCAGCAGCTTTGGCTGCACTGGACGCTGCAACAGCAGGAGAAGACCTGGAAGATGATGATGAGTACTAg